The following are encoded together in the Pleurocapsa sp. FMAR1 genome:
- a CDS encoding Txe/YoeB family addiction module toxin: protein MKLVFDEQAWEDYQYWIKTDKKILKRINLLIKEIPKEPFDGIGDPELLKYNWSGFWSRRITKEHRLVYAVESNSILIAQCRFHY from the coding sequence ATGAAGCTGGTATTTGACGAACAAGCTTGGGAAGACTACCAGTATTGGATTAAAACAGATAAAAAAATACTTAAGCGGATTAACTTATTAATCAAAGAAATCCCAAAAGAACCTTTTGATGGCATTGGCGACCCAGAACTACTCAAATACAATTGGTCTGGCTTCTGGTCTAGAAGAATAACCAAAGAGCATAGACTAGTTTATGCGGTTGAATCTAATTCAATTTTGATTGCTCAATGCAGATTTCATTATTAA
- a CDS encoding ABC transporter permease yields MNSVKQVESNLWLDSWRRYKRDKPAVFGSIVILIITLAVVFAPLIYTNSADKIDFLASSAPPSWEHPFGTNDLGQDQLARILQGGRVSLTVGIASMLVAIFLGTIVGAIAGFYGGIIDGILMRITDLFLALPQLPLLLLIVYLFRDSIKKVAGAELGIFILIVLLIGGLNWMSVARLVRADFLKLKELEFVSAARAIGAKPSRLIWTHLFPNVLSVIIVAATLSVGNAIITESTLSFLGLGFPPDVPTWGRMLFEAKDYLTSAPYMAIFPGMAIFFTVLSINYIGDGLRDALDPKR; encoded by the coding sequence ATGAATTCTGTTAAACAAGTTGAGAGTAATTTATGGTTGGATAGTTGGCGCAGATATAAACGAGACAAGCCTGCTGTTTTTGGCTCGATAGTAATTCTAATTATTACTTTGGCGGTTGTTTTTGCTCCTCTTATCTATACTAATTCCGCTGATAAAATAGACTTCCTGGCTTCTTCTGCGCCTCCTAGCTGGGAACATCCTTTTGGTACAAATGATTTAGGGCAAGATCAATTAGCGAGAATTTTGCAGGGAGGCAGAGTATCTTTAACGGTGGGTATTGCTTCAATGCTGGTGGCGATATTTCTCGGTACAATTGTGGGCGCGATCGCTGGTTTTTATGGCGGTATTATTGATGGGATTTTAATGCGAATTACCGATTTATTTTTGGCATTACCTCAATTACCTTTATTACTTTTAATTGTTTATTTGTTTCGCGATTCGATTAAAAAAGTTGCAGGGGCAGAACTAGGCATATTTATTTTAATTGTCTTGCTGATAGGTGGATTAAATTGGATGTCGGTAGCTAGATTAGTTAGAGCAGATTTTCTCAAACTCAAAGAGTTAGAATTTGTCAGCGCAGCCAGAGCGATCGGTGCAAAACCAAGTCGGCTTATATGGACACATTTATTTCCTAATGTTTTAAGCGTCATTATTGTGGCTGCTACCTTATCAGTTGGTAACGCCATTATTACCGAATCTACCTTGAGTTTTCTAGGTTTAGGTTTTCCTCCTGATGTGCCAACTTGGGGGCGAATGTTATTTGAGGCAAAAGATTATTTAACTTCTGCTCCTTATATGGCAATTTTTCCCGGCATGGCAATATTTTTTACCGTATTAAGTATTAACTATATTGGTGATGGGCTTAGGGATGCTCTCGATCCGAAAAGATAA
- a CDS encoding pentapeptide repeat-containing protein, which translates to MKPQLLSVIVISTTIALSLPAQSESLTDLNQLLSTKKCSQCDLNSSGLVQADLKGADLLQADLTGANLSQANLTGANLTGANLTGTSLNGANLTGANLTGANLAGTDLRNAYVGNTNLTEVDLDSAHLEGIKGLSETAASAEQFHRWGVKEAARGNYNAAIANYRKAIKIDPELAPSYLGLAIIEYNFDRRAEAKKNTAIAAKLFKKQEHQLGYKTATDFQQKMALIQKAEDNAEQQEGGMGNVGKFIGSIGSLLLQFLL; encoded by the coding sequence ATGAAACCTCAATTATTATCTGTAATCGTTATTTCAACAACTATTGCTTTATCTTTACCTGCTCAATCCGAAAGTTTAACTGATTTAAATCAACTTTTAAGTACTAAAAAGTGTTCTCAATGTGACCTAAATAGCTCTGGATTAGTACAGGCAGATTTGAAGGGGGCAGACTTGCTTCAGGCGGATCTAACGGGGGCAAATTTGAGTCAGGCAAATCTAACAGGAGCAAATTTAACGGGAGCAAATTTAACAGGAACATCCCTAAATGGAGCAAATCTAACGGGGGCAAATTTAACAGGCGCAAATTTGGCTGGTACAGATCTCAGAAATGCTTATGTAGGCAACACGAATTTGACCGAAGTCGATCTTGACTCTGCTCATTTAGAAGGAATTAAAGGTTTATCTGAGACGGCTGCATCGGCAGAACAGTTTCACCGTTGGGGAGTAAAAGAAGCAGCGCGGGGAAATTATAATGCTGCGATCGCCAATTACCGTAAAGCAATTAAAATAGATCCTGAATTAGCTCCATCTTACCTAGGATTAGCAATTATTGAATATAACTTCGATCGACGAGCAGAAGCTAAAAAAAATACGGCGATCGCAGCTAAGTTATTTAAAAAACAAGAACATCAACTAGGCTACAAAACTGCTACGGATTTTCAGCAAAAAATGGCTTTGATTCAGAAAGCAGAAGATAATGCAGAGCAGCAAGAAGGAGGAATGGGTAACGTAGGTAAATTTATAGGCAGTATTGGTTCATTATTGTTGCAATTTTTACTTTAG
- a CDS encoding ATP-binding protein, protein MNSQLPLGSVIQGSLTKGLEVRLHPDVSVEDMRVGKFLVIQGTRSRFFCLLTDVSLGCSSDRIIANPPPIEDTFLRDVLAGSGTYGTVALSPMLMFTPTATQSDFPNLPIDPDKDTSLGSLQAQTSIDMELLPVKTIPAHFSQCYEATEHDFRSVFGWEDDPFRRNFSIGEPLDMNVPVCIDLDRFVERSNGIFGKSGTGKSFLTRLLLSGVIRKDAAVNLMFDMHSEYGWEAMKEGKQVSTVKGLRQLFPGKVEMYTLDPESTKRRGVRDAQELYLSYDQIEIEDLKLVSSELGLSEAAMDNANILYNEYGKSWIMRLLNMTNEDIKMFCEAKQGHQGSISSLQRKLMRLDSLKYIRSACPHNYIEQLIQALDAGKNIIIEFGSQSNMLSYMLATNMITRRIHSSYVKKADHFLQTKNPLDKPRQLVITIEEAHRFLDSSIVHQTIFGTIAREMRKYFVTLLVVDQRPSGIDNEVMSQIGTRVTCLLNDEKDIEAIFTGVSGGANLKSVLAKLDSKQQALILGHAVPMPVVVRTRAYDAQFYREIGCTDWEEMPNEQVYAAAEVAKADLGF, encoded by the coding sequence ATGAACTCGCAACTCCCTTTAGGCTCAGTAATTCAAGGTTCTTTAACCAAAGGCTTAGAAGTAAGATTACACCCTGATGTATCAGTTGAAGATATGCGAGTCGGTAAATTTTTAGTAATTCAAGGAACAAGGTCACGTTTCTTTTGCTTATTAACTGATGTATCTCTTGGGTGTTCGAGCGATCGCATTATTGCCAATCCTCCACCTATTGAAGATACTTTTTTACGGGATGTCTTAGCAGGAAGCGGTACTTATGGTACTGTTGCTCTTTCCCCCATGCTGATGTTTACCCCCACAGCCACTCAGAGCGATTTTCCTAATTTACCTATAGATCCAGATAAGGATACAAGTTTGGGTTCTCTGCAAGCTCAAACTAGCATTGATATGGAATTATTACCCGTCAAGACAATTCCTGCCCACTTTAGTCAATGCTACGAAGCTACCGAACATGATTTCCGCAGCGTCTTTGGTTGGGAAGACGATCCTTTTCGTCGCAATTTTTCTATTGGTGAACCTTTAGATATGAATGTGCCTGTCTGTATCGATCTCGATCGCTTTGTAGAACGTAGTAATGGAATCTTCGGTAAATCTGGAACTGGTAAATCTTTTCTCACTCGTCTTCTGCTTTCGGGAGTTATTCGCAAGGATGCAGCAGTCAATCTGATGTTTGATATGCACTCAGAATACGGCTGGGAAGCAATGAAGGAAGGAAAGCAGGTAAGCACCGTTAAAGGCTTGCGTCAGCTTTTTCCAGGGAAAGTAGAAATGTATACTCTTGACCCCGAATCTACCAAGCGCAGAGGCGTTAGGGATGCCCAAGAACTTTATCTTAGCTACGATCAAATTGAAATTGAAGACCTAAAGTTAGTCTCTTCCGAATTAGGTCTATCTGAAGCAGCAATGGATAACGCCAACATCTTATACAACGAATATGGTAAGTCTTGGATCATGCGTTTGCTAAATATGACCAACGAAGATATTAAAATGTTCTGCGAAGCCAAACAAGGTCATCAAGGTTCAATTTCTTCTTTGCAGCGCAAATTGATGCGTCTAGATAGCCTAAAATACATTCGTTCAGCCTGTCCCCACAACTATATTGAGCAATTGATTCAAGCTTTAGATGCAGGGAAAAATATTATCATCGAATTTGGTTCTCAGTCTAATATGCTGTCCTATATGCTGGCAACAAATATGATTACTCGTCGTATTCACTCCAGCTACGTCAAAAAAGCCGATCACTTTTTACAAACCAAAAACCCCCTCGATAAACCCCGCCAGTTAGTAATTACCATTGAAGAAGCGCACCGTTTCCTTGATTCTAGTATTGTCCACCAAACCATCTTTGGCACGATCGCCCGCGAAATGCGTAAGTATTTTGTTACTCTTTTGGTGGTAGATCAGCGTCCATCAGGAATTGATAACGAAGTCATGTCCCAGATTGGTACACGGGTTACCTGCTTACTAAACGACGAAAAAGATATCGAGGCGATCTTTACAGGTGTTTCCGGAGGAGCTAATTTAAAGTCGGTATTAGCTAAACTAGACTCCAAGCAACAAGCTTTGATTTTAGGTCATGCCGTACCAATGCCTGTAGTAGTAAGAACTCGCGCCTACGATGCTCAATTCTACCGCGAGATTGGCTGTACCGACTGGGAAGAAATGCCCAATGAACAGGTATATGCAGCAGCAGAAGTTGCCAAAGCAGATTTAGGTTTTTAA
- a CDS encoding Uma2 family endonuclease encodes MLTQKLLSNRFTLEEYLNFSQVDSEKIYELENGQLREMPPESWQNTKIAMYLLMEIAKVISFERISLKTEIITSGNRVNARIPDLVVLSPEGLSEIELYKRAVVTLDMPPPVLVVEVVSPGKANRDKDYRYKRSEYAARGIEHYWIIDPQEQKFVCLQLQDGLYESEIHDVSSKMICFDRPFKLNLDCSQIFPV; translated from the coding sequence ATGCTAACTCAAAAATTACTATCTAATCGCTTTACTTTAGAAGAATATCTAAATTTTTCTCAGGTAGATTCGGAAAAAATATATGAATTAGAAAATGGACAGTTACGAGAAATGCCACCTGAATCTTGGCAAAATACTAAAATAGCTATGTATTTGCTAATGGAAATAGCTAAGGTTATATCTTTTGAACGTATTTCTCTCAAAACCGAAATAATTACTAGTGGCAATCGGGTAAATGCCAGAATTCCTGACTTAGTTGTTTTATCTCCTGAAGGACTATCGGAAATAGAACTGTACAAACGTGCTGTTGTGACTCTAGATATGCCTCCTCCAGTTTTGGTAGTCGAAGTGGTTTCTCCAGGAAAAGCTAATCGTGACAAAGACTATAGATATAAGCGTTCAGAGTATGCTGCCAGAGGAATTGAGCATTATTGGATTATAGATCCTCAAGAGCAAAAATTTGTTTGTTTGCAACTCCAAGATGGTTTATATGAATCAGAAATTCATGATGTTAGTAGCAAAATGATTTGTTTTGACAGACCTTTCAAACTAAATCTAGATTGTAGTCAAATATTTCCAGTGTAG
- a CDS encoding aldo/keto reductase, which produces MSTTKKLTLPLMGCGTWAWGNRLLWGYDESMDNQLQEVFNLCVNRGVTLFDTGDSYGTGKFNGQSEKLLGKFAQEYTGLNKNDICLATKLAAYPWRLTRGSMVAAGKASIQRMGRVDLAQMHWSTANYFPWQEWQLLDGLADLYEQGLIKGVGLSNYGTKRLKKVAEKFSSRNIPIATLQVQYSLLSTYPVTELDIKTTCDELGIKLIAYSPLCLGILTGKYTDPSTYPQGLRGLLFKRLVPEAKSLLDCMSAIALSRDKTMSQVAINWCIAKGAIPIPGAKNIKQAQENIAAKDWKLDAGEIAELDRAAARIDKPMVQNVFQTR; this is translated from the coding sequence ATGTCAACTACTAAAAAACTAACTTTACCCCTAATGGGTTGCGGGACTTGGGCGTGGGGAAACCGCCTGTTGTGGGGTTATGACGAAAGTATGGATAATCAGCTACAGGAAGTATTTAATCTCTGCGTGAATCGTGGCGTTACTTTGTTTGACACTGGAGATTCTTACGGTACGGGTAAGTTTAATGGTCAGAGTGAAAAGCTACTAGGGAAATTTGCACAAGAATATACAGGGTTGAATAAAAATGATATCTGTCTGGCGACTAAATTAGCTGCCTATCCCTGGCGATTAACTAGAGGTTCAATGGTAGCTGCGGGGAAAGCTTCAATACAACGGATGGGTAGGGTGGATTTAGCGCAAATGCACTGGTCAACGGCTAATTATTTTCCTTGGCAAGAATGGCAGCTTTTAGACGGCTTGGCAGACCTATACGAACAAGGATTGATTAAAGGAGTGGGACTATCTAACTATGGAACAAAGAGATTGAAAAAAGTAGCTGAGAAATTTAGTAGTCGCAACATTCCCATTGCAACTTTACAGGTGCAGTATTCTCTGCTTTCAACCTATCCTGTAACGGAATTAGATATCAAGACTACCTGTGACGAATTGGGTATTAAATTAATTGCCTATAGTCCCTTATGTCTGGGTATCTTAACAGGCAAATATACTGACCCTAGCACTTATCCCCAAGGCTTACGAGGCTTACTGTTTAAAAGACTAGTCCCCGAAGCCAAATCGCTTTTAGACTGTATGAGTGCGATCGCTTTATCCCGTGATAAAACCATGTCTCAAGTAGCGATTAACTGGTGTATTGCTAAAGGTGCAATTCCCATTCCTGGAGCAAAAAATATCAAACAGGCTCAAGAAAACATCGCTGCCAAAGACTGGAAACTAGACGCAGGAGAAATAGCAGAATTAGATCGTGCAGCAGCAAGGATAGACAAGCCAATGGTACAGAATGTCTTCCAAACTCGATAA
- a CDS encoding quinone oxidoreductase family protein, whose amino-acid sequence MQNSTKASKKDEVIMQDIPQQMKAMAVDDFGGSDKLTLHTLPVPPVEAGEVLIRIEIAGVGIWDAMEREGDLVYNEVHFPRVLGGECAGIIAAVGNSVERFAVGDRVYAQSFMNDKGGSYAQYVVVPEKSVATIPDGFDMMMAGGFPIAGATALRNLEALGIDDETQLMLWGASGGVGHVALQLAKRMGARVFAIASGDDGVALSKELGADETVDGRSDDVIERARAFAPDGFDKAFLLIMGDQVQDSLDLVRQGGRISFPNGVMPEPVAPDGVELTKADGYGDERLFRQLNTLAEIGDFRVHIAQTFPLEEVAQAQEAMKKHYLGKIVLRVSGE is encoded by the coding sequence ATGCAAAATTCAACCAAAGCAAGCAAAAAAGATGAGGTAATCATGCAAGACATTCCCCAACAGATGAAAGCAATGGCTGTGGACGATTTCGGCGGTTCTGACAAGCTGACTTTGCACACCTTACCTGTACCTCCAGTGGAGGCAGGCGAAGTTTTGATTCGCATCGAGATCGCTGGAGTTGGCATCTGGGACGCGATGGAGCGCGAAGGTGATCTAGTATATAACGAAGTTCACTTCCCGCGCGTACTGGGTGGTGAATGTGCTGGCATCATTGCTGCTGTCGGCAACAGTGTCGAGCGTTTTGCCGTCGGCGATCGCGTTTACGCCCAAAGCTTCATGAACGATAAGGGCGGTTCCTACGCGCAATACGTCGTGGTGCCAGAAAAGAGCGTCGCGACCATTCCTGATGGCTTCGATATGATGATGGCGGGCGGTTTTCCCATCGCTGGTGCGACGGCGTTGCGTAACCTGGAGGCACTAGGCATCGATGACGAGACCCAACTGATGCTGTGGGGCGCGAGCGGTGGCGTGGGTCATGTAGCCTTGCAGCTTGCCAAACGGATGGGAGCGCGCGTCTTTGCAATCGCATCGGGCGATGACGGCGTGGCATTGTCTAAAGAATTGGGTGCTGACGAAACTGTTGACGGGCGTAGCGATGACGTGATCGAACGCGCTCGCGCCTTTGCACCCGATGGCTTTGATAAAGCGTTTCTGCTGATCATGGGCGACCAAGTGCAAGACTCGTTAGACTTGGTGAGGCAAGGCGGGAGGATTTCTTTCCCTAACGGCGTGATGCCCGAACCTGTAGCGCCCGACGGCGTGGAACTGACTAAGGCTGACGGCTATGGGGATGAGCGATTGTTCCGTCAACTCAACACCTTGGCCGAAATCGGCGACTTCCGAGTTCACATCGCGCAGACGTTTCCGCTCGAAGAGGTCGCGCAAGCGCAAGAAGCGATGAAAAAGCATTATCTGGGCAAAATCGTGCTGCGCGTGAGCGGCGAATAA
- a CDS encoding MerR family transcriptional regulator, producing the protein MLISELSQKTGFSKDTIRFYEKTGLLNSNNKRAENNYRNYDDEVVSRLEFIKHGKALGFTLREIKQSMDEWDILSNEDKARLIRKKIEEMDEKIAQLQEYKCHLVEKLKRLESKG; encoded by the coding sequence ATGTTGATTAGCGAACTCTCCCAAAAAACAGGATTCTCGAAAGATACAATTCGTTTCTACGAGAAGACTGGACTCCTCAACTCAAACAACAAGCGTGCAGAAAATAACTATCGGAACTACGATGATGAAGTTGTGTCGCGTTTAGAGTTTATCAAGCATGGAAAAGCCCTGGGATTTACCCTCAGGGAAATTAAGCAATCGATGGATGAGTGGGACATACTTTCAAACGAAGATAAGGCGCGGCTAATTCGCAAAAAAATTGAAGAAATGGATGAGAAGATCGCTCAACTTCAAGAGTATAAGTGCCATCTTGTCGAAAAGCTAAAACGCCTGGAAAGCAAGGGATAA
- a CDS encoding SDR family NAD(P)-dependent oxidoreductase, which yields MQNSTKANKTVIITGATSGLGYSCAEAIARSGQDWQIIIASRNLSKVEEAVRTLIAETKYPNIEGMSLDLASTASVRQFVKNFLTGERPPLQAIVCNAGISLVSDTLYTEDGFEMTFGVNHLGHFLLVNLLLPQMSDRSGIVFVSSSVHDPDANTGMPHPQYQAAKALAFPTDDDNNANIGNTGRERYTTSKLCNILCAYELSRRLQKQQSNITVNAFNPGLMLDTKFYRDCSESEMSAFVANVPQSIMDSARDSKTMGNALARLILDPSLNGTTGKYFDGLEEVRSSDESYDEKKATELWESSAELLKLSPKEATLVQ from the coding sequence ATGCAAAATTCAACTAAAGCAAACAAAACTGTTATTATTACTGGCGCAACCAGTGGTTTAGGCTATTCCTGCGCTGAGGCGATCGCCAGATCTGGGCAAGACTGGCAGATCATCATCGCTAGTCGAAATCTGTCTAAAGTTGAAGAAGCCGTTCGTACCTTAATAGCTGAAACTAAATACCCAAATATTGAAGGTATGAGTCTTGATTTAGCATCCACAGCATCAGTACGTCAGTTCGTAAAAAACTTTCTTACTGGAGAACGTCCACCTTTACAGGCGATCGTTTGTAATGCAGGAATTTCACTCGTTTCAGACACGCTCTATACAGAAGATGGGTTTGAGATGACGTTTGGTGTAAACCATCTAGGACACTTTCTACTCGTCAATCTGCTTTTGCCCCAGATGAGCGATCGCTCTGGCATCGTATTTGTCAGCAGCAGCGTACACGATCCAGATGCCAATACTGGAATGCCTCACCCGCAATACCAAGCTGCAAAAGCCCTCGCATTTCCCACCGATGACGATAATAACGCCAACATCGGAAACACGGGGCGGGAACGCTATACCACTTCTAAGCTCTGCAATATTCTCTGTGCTTACGAGCTTTCCCGTCGCTTGCAAAAGCAACAGTCAAATATTACAGTTAATGCTTTCAACCCAGGTTTAATGCTCGACACAAAGTTTTATCGAGACTGCAGCGAATCAGAAATGTCTGCTTTCGTCGCAAATGTTCCACAGTCTATCATGGATAGCGCTAGAGACTCTAAAACAATGGGCAACGCTCTGGCTAGACTCATTCTCGACCCCTCACTTAATGGTACTACGGGTAAATATTTCGATGGACTGGAGGAAGTTCGATCTTCTGATGAATCCTACGATGAGAAGAAAGCAACCGAACTTTGGGAGTCCAGTGCAGAATTACTCAAGCTTTCACCTAAAGAAGCAACGCTTGTGCAATAA
- a CDS encoding inorganic phosphate transporter, with protein MSINILALVLISLLAAYVAWNLGANDVANSMGTSVGSKAITLNQAVIIAGILEFTGAVIFGKQVSATLATKVANPSLFIDTPQTFLVGMIAVLLSCGIWLQVATSKGLPVASSHAVVGAIAGFSWIAIGKEAIAWGNIGLICLGWIVTPIISAIVAAGLYSLLRYWLFERQDTLKQLREWIPWLSAALISIFGIIVLPTVVQLPVFNYLVLPKQTISLGIGLIATTGITLYSWNRLDEYQKQWFETSVLEKIMGKFQVLSACFVAFAHGSNDVGNAIAPLAAIVYIFHTNEVPINSLEIPIWILVLGGLGIVAGLAVQGKNVIATVGENIITLVPSTGFCAEIATATTILLASRIGLPVSTSHALVGSVIGIGLISTNQEVRWSTIKSVVLAWVITLPVAAVLGAVIFSLLLPLF; from the coding sequence TTGTCTATAAACATTCTCGCTCTGGTTTTAATTTCTCTGCTTGCTGCTTATGTCGCCTGGAATTTGGGTGCAAATGATGTGGCGAACTCTATGGGAACATCCGTCGGTTCAAAAGCAATTACCCTGAATCAAGCAGTTATCATCGCTGGAATTTTAGAGTTCACGGGAGCGGTAATATTTGGTAAACAGGTATCGGCAACCTTAGCCACCAAGGTGGCCAACCCTAGTTTGTTTATCGATACTCCCCAGACGTTTTTAGTAGGCATGATTGCGGTTTTGCTTTCCTGTGGTATTTGGTTACAGGTTGCTACCAGCAAAGGTTTACCCGTGGCTTCTTCCCATGCAGTCGTAGGTGCGATCGCAGGATTTAGCTGGATAGCTATTGGTAAAGAAGCGATCGCCTGGGGCAATATCGGCTTGATCTGTTTGGGTTGGATTGTAACTCCTATAATCAGTGCCATTGTGGCAGCAGGTTTATATAGTCTGTTGCGCTACTGGTTATTTGAACGGCAAGATACCTTAAAGCAGTTAAGAGAATGGATTCCCTGGTTAAGCGCAGCTTTGATTAGCATTTTTGGCATTATTGTTTTGCCTACTGTTGTACAGCTACCCGTTTTTAATTACCTTGTGCTACCAAAGCAAACTATTAGCTTGGGTATTGGCTTAATAGCCACTACAGGAATTACTTTGTATAGCTGGAATCGCCTAGACGAATATCAAAAACAATGGTTTGAGACTTCAGTTTTAGAAAAAATTATGGGTAAGTTTCAGGTGCTTAGTGCCTGTTTTGTGGCTTTTGCTCATGGTTCAAATGATGTGGGCAATGCGATCGCGCCTTTAGCAGCCATAGTCTATATTTTTCATACCAACGAAGTACCAATTAACAGTTTAGAAATTCCTATTTGGATTTTGGTCTTGGGAGGTTTAGGGATTGTGGCAGGATTAGCCGTACAGGGAAAAAATGTGATAGCTACTGTCGGTGAGAATATTATTACTCTAGTACCTAGTACTGGTTTCTGCGCTGAGATCGCCACTGCAACTACGATTCTACTTGCCTCTCGTATCGGTTTACCCGTTTCTACTTCCCATGCCTTAGTTGGTAGCGTTATCGGCATTGGTTTAATTTCTACTAATCAAGAGGTACGTTGGTCAACTATCAAGTCTGTAGTTTTAGCTTGGGTAATTACCCTACCTGTGGCAGCGGTTTTAGGTGCAGTTATTTTCTCTTTGCTATTGCCTTTGTTTTAA
- a CDS encoding tetratricopeptide repeat protein — protein sequence MYQPLECRPDSYSEWYRQGNQLRLEGYYQEALTSYERAINYKPLDYWSWYRKGAVLETLGEYSQAIECYAYAAKIEPNNYWAWYEQGYIYFVELNQYDLAIACFTKALAAHPQDYWAIYRIAEAWRKLEDYEQAISYYERALELRPQDFWSFYRRGEAQQHWGKLELALQSYDHALDIEADDYWAWYQKGRVLQQKKQYQQAIYNYNQALELDARFDPAWYQLACCYAQQHNHNWAIMSLEKAVDLNPKKYLELATDDLIWQEFRRQRGFQLLIMNKSDRYGY from the coding sequence ATGTATCAGCCCCTAGAATGCCGTCCAGATAGTTATTCCGAATGGTATCGACAAGGTAATCAGCTACGTTTAGAAGGCTATTATCAAGAAGCATTAACTAGCTATGAGCGCGCCATAAACTATAAACCTCTTGATTACTGGTCATGGTATCGCAAAGGTGCAGTTTTAGAAACTTTGGGCGAATATTCTCAGGCAATAGAATGTTATGCCTATGCTGCCAAGATAGAACCAAACAATTACTGGGCATGGTATGAACAAGGCTATATTTACTTTGTTGAATTAAACCAATACGATCTGGCGATCGCTTGTTTTACGAAAGCTCTAGCTGCCCATCCCCAAGATTACTGGGCAATTTACCGTATTGCCGAAGCTTGGCGTAAGTTAGAAGATTACGAACAGGCAATATCATACTACGAGCGGGCTTTAGAGTTGCGTCCGCAAGATTTTTGGTCTTTTTATCGTCGTGGCGAAGCACAACAGCACTGGGGTAAATTAGAATTGGCTTTGCAAAGTTACGACCACGCTTTAGATATTGAAGCTGATGATTACTGGGCTTGGTATCAAAAAGGCAGGGTTTTACAGCAGAAGAAGCAATATCAGCAGGCTATTTATAATTACAATCAAGCTCTAGAACTCGACGCTCGCTTCGATCCAGCTTGGTACCAGCTTGCTTGTTGCTATGCTCAACAGCATAATCATAATTGGGCAATTATGAGTTTAGAAAAAGCGGTCGATCTCAATCCAAAAAAATATTTAGAGTTAGCTACTGATGACCTTATTTGGCAAGAATTCCGTCGGCAAAGAGGGTTTCAACTGCTAATCATGAACAAAAGCGATCGCTATGGTTATTAA
- the hemC gene encoding hydroxymethylbilane synthase, with product MTSSIETSKRTVRIGTRKSQLALVQTYWVKAELEKHFPDLEFEVEKMSTKGDKILDVPLAKIGDKGLFTKELETGMLNNQTDFAVHSLKDLPTNLPAGLMLGCVTKREDPADALAVNEKNKDRKLETLPAGAVIGTSSLRRLAQLRHSYPHLEFKDIRGNVNTRLAKLDAGEYDGIILAVAGLQRLDMSDRIHQIISPEISLHAVGQGALGIECRAGDEEILKILKALEDADSCDRALAERSFLRELEGGCQVPIGVNTSIENNNLTIKGMVASLDGLRLIKDTVSGDRHNSEQLGKDLAAKLREQGAGDILAEIFAEVGRD from the coding sequence ATGACATCCTCAATTGAAACTTCTAAACGCACTGTGCGTATCGGCACACGGAAAAGCCAGCTTGCTTTGGTGCAAACCTACTGGGTAAAAGCAGAGTTAGAAAAGCATTTTCCCGATCTTGAATTTGAAGTCGAGAAAATGAGTACTAAAGGGGATAAGATTCTGGATGTTCCTTTGGCAAAAATCGGCGACAAAGGTTTGTTTACCAAAGAGCTAGAGACGGGAATGCTCAACAATCAAACGGATTTTGCGGTACATTCTCTCAAGGATCTACCGACTAATTTACCCGCAGGGTTGATGTTAGGTTGTGTAACTAAAAGAGAAGATCCTGCCGATGCTCTAGCGGTTAATGAAAAAAATAAGGATAGAAAACTAGAAACTCTTCCTGCTGGTGCGGTAATTGGTACGTCTTCCCTCAGACGTTTGGCACAGCTACGACACAGCTATCCTCATTTGGAATTTAAGGATATTCGCGGCAATGTCAATACTCGTTTGGCTAAATTAGATGCGGGAGAGTATGACGGGATTATTTTAGCGGTGGCTGGTTTGCAGCGATTAGATATGAGCGATCGCATTCACCAAATTATTTCTCCTGAAATTTCGCTTCATGCAGTGGGACAAGGTGCATTGGGTATTGAATGTCGTGCAGGCGATGAAGAAATTCTCAAGATTTTAAAAGCATTAGAAGATGCCGACAGTTGCGATCGCGCTTTGGCAGAAAGATCATTTTTGAGAGAGCTAGAAGGAGGTTGCCAAGTGCCAATTGGCGTTAATACCAGCATTGAAAATAATAATTTAACTATCAAAGGAATGGTAGCTAGTCTAGATGGATTAAGACTGATTAAGGACACCGTAAGCGGTGATCGTCACAATTCAGAGCAACTGGGCAAAGACTTGGCAGCTAAATTGCGAGAACAAGGAGCAGGTGATATACTGGCGGAAATTTTTGCTGAGGTTGGGCGAGATTAA